DNA sequence from the Butyricimonas faecalis genome:
ATCCGAGAAATAAGGGAACACGTCCATGATATTTGTATCGGTCAGGGAACTGATCTCGAAAGGCACCACGTAAGTCGACAAACTCTTCTGCAAATTAACCAATGCCCTTTCAATATCCGCTCCTGCTACCAGATAATACTGATGGGATTTTTTCTCTTTACCACTAATCTGGTCCGCATCTATGATCGCCACTTTCGCCTTAAACCACTTATCATCATTCCCATCATTCGACTCCACCAACTCCGTGATATTCGATTTTTTCAACCCCACGATATAAAAATCACCTTGGATCATCTCCCGCAGATTTTCCGTAATCCGGCTCTCGGCCTCCGTGTAGGACATTGCATCTAACAAATACAACTCGGACATCTTTTTCTCTTTTCCATCCTCACCCACTTTCACGTATTTTACCTTCGCTTCAAACCAATTTGCTGTCATTTCTTCTCTATTTTTATGTGTTTAATTCTACAGCAAAAGTAAAATAATCTCCTCAAAAATTCCCTCATGGGAAAAATTAAATTGAACTTTTACTGAAGAGAAACTAAATACCGGAAATACATAAAGCCAAGAAAAGTCTATAAAATAAAAAACGAAGGTGTGCCAAAAACTCATTTTAACTCTCCCCCTGTTTATAGAGAGAATACTCCGAAGGAAGAGGGAGTTTGAATATGGAGTTTTGACACACCCCGTGCAATTATTATTTCACGATAATCGTAAAACAGTCATTCACATCTTTTGACCACCCTTCATTCCAAAAATTTAAAGATATACTATACCTGCCCCGAGGAATGTCATTTTCCACCGGAACAGAAAGAACGCCATTCCCTCGAACAGAAATACAAGCGGCTAATTTATCAGCATCTCCGCCTTCCGAAGTAATTGATTTCACTTGACACCAAATCGGATTACTTCCTTCAATACCTTCAATTGGAGTACTAGTCCAAGGCATACCATACGTCACCCGCAACCAGTCTGCTCCACCTCCGACTAACATTGTCGGGTAAATTTGAAAGAACATCGCGATCTCTTCCGGACTAAATCCCATATCCAAATACATCTGGTATTCAGGATTCGGCACCTCTTCCGGTGGAGTCGCATCCAATTCGTAATTTATCACTAAGGAATCCAGACTATACCCGGCATACTCCGTGCTCAAATATCCGACTTCAACATCCTGGCATCCGATATTAATAATCGAGAATGGAATAGCCAGCATAAAAAGTATTATTATCGTTCTCATCTTCCAGACTTTTATATTTTCCCAAAATTATAACTGTAATTTAATGCATGCACAACACCATTTTTGGGTTGTATATCCGGTGAAGCCACAGGAATATCCCCGTGCTCCATAGAATAAAGATTAAGTGTCACGGCCCCGACATCTGCCACTCCGGCCCACGAAGACCCTCGTAAATAAGCTCGAAGCTTGTTGCCCCCGATACAAGTCATATCCGTTCCCCCATCTTGCTTCTCTTCATTGATAAAATAATCTTTATTAATGTAGGCAATATCCGACTTCAAATATTTCTTGTTCACCACATGTTTCAACAAGAAGGTCCGGCATAATTCTTTAGGAATATCCGTAACTTGTGTATAAACTTCACCGGGGACAGCAGCTTTCTGAGACTCCAGCATAAACCGTAAAATAGAATACGCCGGCGGTGCCCAAAACGTGATTGCCGGACAAGTATCCACCTGCCCCTCGAACAAATCCGTCAGACCGGCATGTTCAATCATCTCCACCGTCAAATCCCAATTTTTATTATTTGAACGCAAATAATCCATAATTGTCCCATCAAAATAAGGATTAGAAACACCCGTGTCAATCACCTTTTGCTCCGTATCACAAGCCCAGACAAGAGTAATAATTCCCCATAATAGCCATATCTTTTTCATAAACCAAACTTATTTTTCATGATTCAACAAATTCATTTACAAACGTCGATGCCAATACGCATTTTGCCGAAGCAAGGGATTCCGGTTGAAAGCTCCGGAGCCGATCATCAAAAACAAAGCACCATCTTTCAAATCCTGATTAGTTACCGTCCGGAAATTCCCTCTCAACTCTGTCCGGACATAATCATTCCGGATAATATCATAATAGCGTTGCCCCTCCAGCAACAACTCCTTCTCCCGTTCTTTAAAAATGGCATATCTCAGGTCTCCCCCATACTCCGAGGCATCGTAAAGCTTAGCACCTGCACGCTTCCGGATTTTATTCAAGTCATCA
Encoded proteins:
- a CDS encoding DUF4494 domain-containing protein, producing the protein MTANWFEAKVKYVKVGEDGKEKKMSELYLLDAMSYTEAESRITENLREMIQGDFYIVGLKKSNITELVESNDGNDDKWFKAKVAIIDADQISGKEKKSHQYYLVAGADIERALVNLQKSLSTYVVPFEISSLTDTNIMDVFPYFSDDAEQPLPSNLKPLDGMDADVEEFN
- a CDS encoding fasciclin domain-containing protein, producing the protein MKKIWLLWGIITLVWACDTEQKVIDTGVSNPYFDGTIMDYLRSNNKNWDLTVEMIEHAGLTDLFEGQVDTCPAITFWAPPAYSILRFMLESQKAAVPGEVYTQVTDIPKELCRTFLLKHVVNKKYLKSDIAYINKDYFINEEKQDGGTDMTCIGGNKLRAYLRGSSWAGVADVGAVTLNLYSMEHGDIPVASPDIQPKNGVVHALNYSYNFGKI